From Rhododendron vialii isolate Sample 1 chromosome 7a, ASM3025357v1:
ATCAACCCTTATTCCTTTAATatttgtaacaatttcagatATTATAAAttcttttgctgttcaaaaaaaaaaaaaaactttaattgaTCATTTATATGTTTTGCCAACAAAAATTGATCATTTTAAATGGGTGTGGAATAAATATGGGGCTAGAGGGAATTTTGTTGGGTCAAATAGGATTACTTATAAGTTTCGTGCAATTGCaaaaatttaaacttaaaaattaaaaaaaaggggagatGTAGTTGTTAGAAACTAGGAAGGATTCACAGCACAGCTCAATGTGTTAAGCTGGAATAGTAACAAAACACCCTCTTTGATGATGGCCGGAAAAGTTTGTAATAAATTTCATAGTAGCTTAACATTACACACCCTAACAAGTTCTCCAACACAGAAGACGCGATTACTTCACAAGCTTCACCACTCCAACATACATACCATACTAACTTCTTTTCTATTCACATCATCTTTGACATGTATTTCTGCATCATCATTAGCTAAGGACTCTTGACAATTTTACAACAGCAAACACAAGCGCAACAAAGGCAGAAGAAGGGCGTAGCTTTTCCCTCCCGTCACATCTAGCACAGCTCTCATCCCACGACCaattccaaaaaccaaaaacaacttCAACAAACTTCCACCACTTGGTCATTTAATTGGCAGAAGAGCGAATAAATGTTACACTGGTCGATGGATGTGTGAAGTTGGAGATGGGAAAATAAAAACCCTGTGGATCGCTATCTGATAATTTCTGATGCAAGCAGAATGGAATATCATTCCTCCAGGATAGCACGTCCAAGATTAGTTGCAAGAGCTAACCTGACAGAACTCAGGGCCTGGGATGGCAAGTCTGCTTCTGTGAAGTCTGGGCGCAGCCTTGCCACAATAGACAACTCTTGCagcttattcaacaaaaggttAGTCTGAGAGACATTTAAGAGAGGATGCTCCTGCCAATTCAATAATTTCAACTGCACAGAAATATTAGGTCAAATAACAGTTAGTGTCCGATATTAATGTAAAAGTGCGTGCATAGAGGATGTGTCCTGGATGACTAATATAACAGTTGTCCAAAGTGGCCCTGTCTTGGAAGAGCTCTTCGTCACAcctgtgtgtgtgtgcgagTTACTGTAATGCAAGTTCTGGAGGAGATGAGCCAACACCGAAAACTATCCTGAACTATAGACTCCGAAATGTTTCCTCAAAATAATGAACCCCGTGAAGAAATTTCAGGCAAACACAATTCCAAAATCAATTTAAACGACCGAACAGAATTGGCTGTAAAAAGAAAGTTTGGTACTACGGCATGGCAATATTTGGAACCGGCTGATCCCACGGTGTAAAAATACTTtccaaaacagaaaagaaaggagtGGGAAAGTACACTCACTTCAAGGAAAATAAAATCTCTTTTTCGGTGGTCCAACCAGAACAACTTCGTTACAATGATTTGCTATCCTCATAAGTGAAAGTAAAAGGCACAGATAAAGCCACTTGGTGGTTGCTTTCAAAGATTAGCCCAATCATGCCGTTAAACTAATTTATCCGATACGATGATGCCATCACTATGACAATTGAACTCTAGAGTAGGAAAAGCTCCTGCTTTCTCCAAAAGTCGAAATACAGTCATGCAAAATATCACCAAGAAAGAGACTGTTCTGCATGATGAACACATAGAGCTTTGTATATGCCCAATAGTGCAAAGGCTGACAGAATTAGTTAcattaaaaacaattttaaacATCAACAAGGAAGAGCTTACCGAGTCATATAGAAGAGGCAGCCAAAACCTTTGCGGTGTAGAAGGGTTTTTCATAAGCTGCAGAAGTACAAGAAAGGAACTAATCATAGCTTATCTACATCAATACTAAACATATCAAAGTGAAACTCCTGATTGAGGTGAAATTGCAAATCCTTCCCTGGAAGACAGAACGGAATCCCTCCCCTATGCTGCTGAAGGATGAATATCTAAAACTGCAATAATTATTCAGATATCCACAGAACATACCAATATAAGGGATTCAGCAGCTTTCTGAGCGCTGTTGGTAGCAATTCCGTCATGAACCTGCTGAAGGGATCTCTTGAAATCCCGATACCTGTAGAGCACCcaagagtttttatttttattttttgataagtaaataattatattagaaCGAAGGCATTAAGGGACTGCCGcccattacaaaaaaaaagactacagacaaaaaggccctatagaGTAAATTAGAGGGCAAATGGCCAGATTCAAGCAGGTCACCTTTTGAATACAGGCGGGTTGGTTGCCAGTCAAAGAATGACCCTAGTTAATAAGCGGGTCAAATTTAGGCCAAGTCATACCCACGGACCTGAATATTTTTCTCCTCCCTATGGAAAAGTTCGAAGCAAATGTTtcattgaaagttgaaacacttttttttggctCTCAGGCCATAAATGCCAACTTTGAACTTCCGCGGCAATTAGTCAACCGAAGTTTCTTCCAGCTAATAAGGAAAACCATTTTCTGTATAACAAAAACACCCCTTCCTAAATATTTATCCGGATGCGGTAAAGCTTTTTGTCTCCACCCTATATTAGAAAAAATCCACAACAACCTAATTTTattaccctttctctctctcttttttttcaatcatttcaaaaacaaaCTAATCGAAAATGCAGCTCTAACAACATTTCATGTTACAATGATTCCAATATTTTACGAACTGAGAGATGGGAAAccatttaagaaataaaatagttatagttccaaaaaataaaaccagcTTTTGACAAATGCATATATGACATGTCCTCCattattttcatcttttttttttccttctaatcgATTTGGGTCACATCTTCCTTTTATTTCCATTATGTTGTGTTGTCTTCTACACCCTTTGGCTTTCCTCAACACTAAAAATTCCATCCATTAAGATACTACATGACGTCTTTCAGGTCACTTGAGCCCTAATTGCCTAAATAGGACTGAGTAGGCATATATACGACGAGTAAATAATAAATGGTGcgcacacatgcacacacacagagagagggGAAAGACGGAAGGTCCATGCGGCCCATGACAGTTCCTTTCCCGACCAAAAAGAATTGGAGGCAACAAAGTATATGCAATAATACAATAGCTTCAGCTAATATGAGGCAACCCGCTAATATGACGGTGGTTGTTGGGTGAAGCACTGAAGCCAAATAAGCCCTGAACCCAATTAAGTTGCATGGGTTTGGGCGGGTTGGTAGGTTTTACAATTGCCACCTCCAGTTTAAACTGAACATGAACTGAATTTGATAAGGCGGTTAAAACGTGCATTGACAGGACCGAAGTAAAGAGAAAGGTGAGTACATACTTGTGCAAAAACTCAAGACCTCCAGCAATCCTAGACTCTGAACCCAGCAATTCAATTAATCCTTCCCATTGCTATAGTGAAAACAAAATCAGTTTCCAAGTCGAAAACTAAGGGCAAACTTATTTAGCAATGAACCTTGATTGTAAATCTTATCAGTTGTTTGGCTCAACAGataaaatcaagcaaaaattacCTTGAAACTTTCTTCAGAGATAGACTTTCCAACAAAATCAAATAACTGCTGAGCAATTGTGCTTAAACGAATTTCATCCCGAGCTTGCTGAAGCCAGAAGACTCCAGAGCCTTTCTTACCATGCTTCCAGTGGTGCACTCCAGCAATCTATTCAAGAGATGCCAAATTTTTAAAGAGAAACGTCAAAGCCTATAAATATTCTCTTGCAAATTCAGCTTTGTCGCAAGAATTTACATATCCCTGTTAGTTATAAATTGAGTGTCTAACAACTACCAAAATATAAGATATATGTCGTCACATTCAAGAATATATTTATAACATACCTTCATCATCTTTGAACTAACTTtgtgaagttcatacaaacggCAAATCTCTATGTTCTGctcaaaaccaacaaaactcGAGTAACAGAACTATAACTGCATGCTCTGAACTCCAGGACAAAGGAGTTTCACAAAACAGaagaaacaaaccaaacataaagaaaagaaacctgTCACCAACAATATAGGTTAACCACCTTGAGGAGTATTTGATTATGGTGCATGGGTTGCTTATACAACAAAATTTTCAACAGGGCCATTCCTTGTTTTGTACATGATGCCAAATATATAGGAGCAATCtgtagaaagagaaaaaaatcaaaaggttaGGGAAACTTGCTCCATACATGGCATCAACAATGACAAGTTTGAGGAAGCTAAATATAGTGAGTTTTGACATCTTCAGCATCGACAAATCAAAATTCCGTACTTAGCATAACGGAGAAAGAAACAAATCAATGATCAACTGGATTCAGAAAATTTGTCAACCTAGAGAACAGATCAGAACAGAACAGAATAATAGAATATGGGAATTCTCTAACCCCATTTGGCACAACAATGGTTATTCCTCAAAGCACAAAAACTCTTTGAAGGGAATTGGGCATCGATGCAAAATCCAAAAACTTAATGTATGAACCTACGAGCACTAGCTGAGTAGATTCAACACATTTTCTTGCAGTTCATGCCATTCCCTTGTTATGGCTTTTTAAGATAGACATGCAGCGGTTCCCCGTTACAGCATGAATGGCTTCTGATTATCACTAGACACAAAAGACAATTCTTCTAGTAGTCATTTAAACCAATTCCTAACGTGGTTTTCTGACAAGTGCCAAGGTTCACTTAGGACCAATTGCAGTGTTCTTGCTCGATGCAAGCTGCTTCCTATTGGTTTCTTGAAGAGTGATAACCTATTATTCCAATTCATTTACACATTACTCACTAATAATAACAAAAGAATTTCCGCCAgataccaaacaaaaattaagGTGTTACAACTTACAATAAAGAATTAATAAGAACTACAAGAGAAGTGGTAATCTTTTCATGTGATAACCATTCTTTCCCTGACAAAATCAACCAATTTCTAAAAGGAAACAGCAATACATCCTTCAATAAATTGCACTCACTTGCCAAGTTAATGCATGTGAAGAGAGAACTTGAGCATAGACAAGTCGATGAAGCTCCTCCATGGAAATTCCTCTGAGATTGTGGCGCTCTTCATGCAAAAGAATTTCCGCTTGAGTGTTCCCAGCAGCCAACAACTCTGCAGCATGGACAACCATCCTACCAAATGGATAACGAATTAACATCAAGAAAGCAAAAGATGTCCATGTAGTACAGGTTGTTCATCAAGAAAGTGCCCACTCCTAAATTGTTGTTCTTGTGACTGAGGACTACCCCCGGTTAGCTGGACCACGGACGGGAATGGCATCATTGTACTGTACGGGTAGGCTTCTTCTGATTGCATATTCAGCACAAAATTGTTTGTTCAGAACACAGAACGATCTTGATCATTTTGGTACTAGAAGCAAGCGCAAAAAtatacaaaagaaagaagaattgACTCTGGCCTCTCAGGTGcacacaccacacactccaTATGACATTGTATAGACTAAGACTGTACGGGATTAATCTAGCAGACCTCTTTCCTGTATCCTCCAATGAACTCAGAAAAGTACACTTGGCACTTAATGGCAGTTGTAATGTGTAAGCAAGTGACCAAAAAACACACCAGAATACCAGATTACAGCATGTTTCACAGAGTTACTCTTCCAAAACCAGCCTTTATTGCCAATTACTCTTCCAAGACCAGGCCTTTAATTTGGCAGAGTAAAAAACTTTCATATTTCAAACGTAAAAACAAACATGAAACTTCACAAATATAGAAGAGACGGAGTCGGGGAGAGAGCACATCTTTCAGTTATCATGCTGGCATCATTTTCCGGAACATGATCAAAGTAGGGAACACATCCTCTAAGGCTCTGATGTGTTTCAACAGTGTAACAGCTTGATCTTTGACTTCGGTCTGGCTCTCCAACCTTTGTTTTGACAACAGATCTCCTTTAGCTCGTAAATTCCACGGCCAAATGCCAATGACTGTAAGTTACCCttatgcttttgttttctaGTTCTTTTTTGCTTTCATATTTGTTTGTTCAGCTCTCCAAAATCGTTCACGATCGATCCACAATTGGGATTGTTTGATCTAGCGTAAATCGTCACCCCCATCGAAACCCTGGGACTACCCAACCAACAACCAAACTACAGGAAAAAGGCACTGTATAGCAAAGGAGATAGTTAAAGCAATTCAGAAGAAGCATAAGGATGTTCATGGGCTCTAGAGGGATGGGTCATTCATAGATCATCCGTGGGATTTACATACAACGAAGGAGATGTGGTTAGTGATTGAATTTCAGAGGTGTTCTATCATTTCATAGATCCAAGTCCATGGCCTATTTCGGATTCCCTCAGAGCTTTGGCAACCACCATCAGAGGTGATGTACACACATTCATTTCAAGGGGCTTACAAAACTTTGCATTTTCAGCCTCATATTTATCTATATACCATGTTTGGACGGGTGAATCCACGTCGGAAGTACGTCATACCATATTGAAGTCCTCCCAAGCGCAGAAAGTCCTACGCATGCTTGGAAGAGGAGGATGGATTTCACTAATTAAAGGAAGAATAAAAGCCTTGCTACACAGGCTGTCTATTCCATATGACAAGGCCATCTATTTCACGAAAGAAAGCAATCTTGGATTCTAACTGATTATGAACAACAGCCACATTTGTTGAAATAAAAGTGAGGACCAAGTTTAAGTGAAGAGCTGACGTAAGAGCTCACCAAGGGCCGAAAGATCTAGAACATTCTGCTAAGACAACCTGAAACACAAAGAGAAGTCAGTCACGCAGATGAAATGCTTGACctgtaacaaaaaataaaagcagcATCAGTTGTTTGTGAACCACATCGCTTACCTCTGTATTTTCTCCTAGAATTCCAAGCAAAAGTGTCATCAACTTGTGGGGAAAAGACACTGGCTTAAACTGCATGCATTTCTGAGCTAGGTTGTTCATGCTCTCTAAACCCTGATTCAGGATTAGGAAGAATGCTTATTCATCCTCCAagttcagataaaaaaaaaaatcctccaagTTATGTGCGTATGATATGAAAACAAATGAACAAAAAGCACCTAGGCCATAATAGCAAAACCTCATATACAATTACCAATCATAAACTTAAAGCTTATGTGTAGCCAAACAGAAGATAAAAGTAGGCACGGACCATAGTAAATGGCCTAATGTGTAACAAGTACGAAACATGCAGCTCCATCCAATGACATGTCGCAGAGGAGAGAATATTAGCATTTCCCAGCATGATTTGCAACAAATTCTTCAAGCCCTCTCTGGTCTGACGGTGATCGCACTGAACCCAGAAGGCACTGCAATCCAGCTTACTTATTTGTCCCCGCCATTTCTCCCATGCCTAGTGGACAAGGTAAGTCAgctatgaaaagaaaaaaaaaagattcatagAACCATCCACAGATCCAAACACACCTTAATAAAATCCGGCTTGGTTCCAAAGCATTCACCGAATTTTCTGGGCGCCAATTCAAGACGCATACGTGGCATTTTTGAAATCAGAACAGCAACGGCTTCAACCAGTCCATTCTCTATCTGTTCGTCCAGGCAAAATACTACATATTAGTTGTAGGCTTGCAGCGACATCTTTACCAATTTTGGATTACGAAACTTTGTAGATAAAAAGACATGAACTCAAGAAtcaactacttttttttttttgaacagaagaATCAACTACTTTGAATAGCTATATTAGGACCAAATTTCACATAAATCTACGAAAAAAGAGCATAAATAGACCAAAATTAGACAACAACGGGCATAAGACTTCAGTATATATGCCTaccaaacattttttttaggaCACTGTCGTTTCCCCTTTTTTTGGTATTGTCATTCTTTGACTCTCCGTATTTCAAGTCTACCTTCTAAAGTTTAAGCTTTACTTTCATCTGAAAACCGTGAACCATGGAATGCTCAACTTCAAGAGTTAAAAGGGAGATATCACACAGAAGAGAACAGATTACAAcgaaaattactttaaatcAAACGAGAAAGCATGAAGCATGCCAATAATGGACATACAGGAACAGGCTTGAGGGAGTTGGTTTAAGCATAACAATGCCTTTTTGATAGAGTCAAGTGTGTCCATTGTATAGACTAAAGAGCAATTTACTAGCATTTTGCTTTTAGGGAGTAGTGAAGGGAATCCGTCTTGAACAAATCATAGACTTTACAGATCTCTTTTGACTCTTGGGGCACATAGAGCCTTTTGTCATTTGGCCTTTTTCTTCGTATGCGGGCGGCCTTCCCCTATGCCTTATCTTATAATGCACACTTATTGGTCATCGGAAAAAAGGATCAGACAAGGAGAATTCACTAGGCAATCTAAAACTAGAAAAATCAAACATAGAGACTGAAATTATGCTGTTGAATCCCTAAGGCTGAGTTTGCGACTGAAGTTCAAATTTCTCATAGTCAATAAAGAAGTATTGTGGCTTACAAACCTCACGGCTTCCAACCTGATTCAGCTGATAAGATCCATGCAAACGTAACATTTTCACCTGGACATGATAGCTACCAATATGAGTCCTGTTATTTCCATAATagcaagcaaaaagaaaaataattcttaTAAAACTACTAACCGCAACATCTAGCCAGCCAACTGCCAAAGCTGATGATATTGCTTCCCAGTATTTATCATCATCTTCAATTGCCTAAGGACAGGTTCACACAAAACAAATGTGTTTCACAAAGCAAATTTATGAGCATAAAAACTCTGGAAACCAACAAATACCATTCCTAAAAATCTACCTAGGCTAAAAATTCTACTGGATAGGCTCCATTACCAGCCAGGTAGCATGACAACAACATAGTTAACCTACACAGCCAATTAAGCAACTAATTATCGCAATGGTGCACCCTACCTTCTAACAAGGATAGATAACAAAgacaaattttacaaaatatgtTAATTAGATGAGGTCAATCAGAAATTTAGTCACTAAATATGCAATGAGCAACCTGCCAAAATCAGCAATTAAGCAACTAATTATCGCAATGGTGAACCCTACCTACTAACATGTATAGATAACAAAAACAGATCTTACTTAATAAGTCAATTACACGAGGCCAGTCAGAAATTTAGTCACTAAATATGCAATGAGCAACCTACCATAATCAGCAATTAACTTCAGAGAAATACAATAAAAGCATTGCTACAAAGAAAATTGTACTTGATAATAGACTATCACATTCCAACAACTGAATTCTGCCTCCTTTCCCCAAATAATATTAAAGCACGAAGTCAAACCTGCAAACTGGTAAGTTCCTTTTGAAAGTTGACAAGTTTTGAATGAACTGTTGGCTGAGTTCCTGACAGTAAGCTATCATAATCCTAACACACAAAAAACAACTAGTTTAGCATGCCttaagagaaaaggaaaaaacgtaaaacaaaaaacaaaatggattGGAAGTCAAATAGGGATTTTTTACTCACAACaaataactttttaaaagaGGTTCTTACCGCTAACCAATCAACAAGCTGTTCAGGAGTCCAAGCTTGAGATTTGTGGTCTGCATAAAATATCACCATCAACTCCCATGCAGCTTTCAAGCAGGTTGGCTCCTCAACTTTCTAATAAGATTTGTGTACAGGCACAATAACAGGCGTTAAATTTGGAACCGGCTAAGACAGTCTATGCATTTCGAGGTCTGATTCAGTGTGGTTAAAGCCCCACAAATCAAATATATCCACAATGCCTCATAAGAAACACTGGCTCACCTTTAATACTGTCTTCGTGTCTTCAATCCCTACACTCAATGACAACTTGTGACCTCCAAGAAGAAAACCTATATCACGGCTATACTCCATGACATAATCCGACCTAATTATGCCACAGAAAAAGATTATTAGAATTCCAAACACTGCTGAATAGCAGACATGATAGAGATATttgttaaaaacaaaaaaaaagaattattattAGAATTCCAAATTCGAtctggttttgtttggttcacTTCTTCTATGCTGTGATTGAGATGAGTGATAGTGTAGTTAGGCAGCCCTGAAAGTAGGCAGTTTTTGTAATCCAGAGCCCGTGGAATCTTATTTCATTGGTTTTACTTCCTATCACAGGCGGCTTTACGAGGGTTTTCACCCCTGTTTGAAAAAAGCcctaaaattttatatttttttttcatatgatTTGATAATTCTTTCATATAGGCTGAACTGGATCCTTCCTACACAACACGAGAAATGTAAATTTACTTGGGAGTAAGTAGATCATATAgctaaaaaaaacaatataaacTAGCCCCGATAagttctccacgaaaagagatACTATTTTTATCCTATATAGTTTGTTGTATGCTTTGTGCATTACGATGCTTTGGACTCTCAATGAAGGAAACACGGTAATGTGCacaaaaattgaattgggtctctaggcctgccctctttgATGCCATTTGCTTTAATTTGGAGGTATGGTTCCGCAACAAAACACGTATAGGGggcactgtttcagtggtattctgagagcagccactttgtgtaTATTGCCAAAGGTCAGGTATGTTTCCAATCTTCTCCCACCCATAcctccaatgattggggactacatgagttctgttgttgttgttgttgttgttgttgttacaCAAAAGAATTTGTATACATTTTTGTCTAAAATCCTGCAGCTGCCCCTGCCTCCAATACTTAAATGGTGTACAAAACCAACAAATCCAGAAACAAAAATTGCACTGAAAAACTCCTAATTCAACGGCTATTAAACTGAATTACCACTCGGCATCATATGGAGACGAGACCGCTGACAGTTTTGACACGGCCGCCATCGAGTTCTTACGGCTCTGAAGAAGCGCAAACGGAGAGACCGAACCGTAGGCGATCCTCCGCCACTGTGCGTGGTCGATCTCGCCATCTCCGCTGCCGAGCTTCAATTCCACGACCTTCCCCCTAACAACTTCACCGTCGTCGGCTTCGGACTGAAAACCCGACACTCGGAGGGAGTTGCCACGGGACCAAGAGATAGAGAAGCGAGCAGCGATTGGATGCTTGAGGCCGTGGCGGAGCGGGTACACCACGGGGCCGACTTCAGACGAGAATGGGACGAGAGAGGTTTCGCCGGGATCTGACGTCAGGCCGGGCATTTTCGTCGGGAAGATTGTCGGAATCTGGTGATGTTGGGCTTAGCGGGCAGGGTTTTGGAGGGGTTTCCCGGAAttcttcttttagaaaagaGAAGTCTAGGGTTAGATTTGAACAATGGGCAACTATGGGCAACTATTCGCAGTCCCGTATTTTTTTCTTAACctgttaaaaaatttcaattatactcgacagtcagttgccgaaattgagatatattttcagcatacaattaccgtaatataatatttttttcaacagctatttaccgaaaatgtatattcggcagttgtttaccgatggttgaacatattttcgacatgtaggtaccgaaatataatcttgttttcaacagctatttaccaaaatgttatgtatgattttcaacaactatttaccgaaatgtagtagGCTAAGGAAAAAATACAGGACTGAATAGTCGTCCGCTTGAATAACTATGTTTTCAATATTCttaaatgagtttttttatgaaaacatacCTCGAAGTATCACTCATTTCACTACTTTGTTCTCGAACTATCAAAATTATTTACTATGTCCTCAAACTATCCAAAACCCTCCTATTTTGTCCTCCCGCTAACGGCATCCACTATTTTTTACAGCAAAATACATGTCCAGTTCATGCGGGtgtttgaagggaaaaaatgggAGTAACATTTTTCCCTTTCATTCTGGTGCCAAACCAGATTGTTGTTCCCTCCAATTTGAGTTCTATATACCCCTTGacaaagggaaaaaacaaaGCCCTCCCCTTTCTCCCTTACCTGCATCCCCCCATCCATGGCTTCTAAAAACAAAGCCCTCCGCTTACCTCCCTCCCCTAGCCCCCCAGCCAATTTTAAGCATCTATTCACCAAATTTCAGCACATACTCGAAGTCttcgatcaaaaaatgaaagggtCAAAGAAATTGAAGGGGCACAATGCAACTTTGTTGAACAATAGCTATTACCAGAAAgaaatttcttttcttattgCGCAATAGAAAAAAGACTCATCAAATAAAGTATTAAAAGTTAAAATGAGCACCACATAATTTGGCTACTTTCATATTCTTAAGATATATGAAAAACCTACAACGTCACACATGGAAAAGAAATTTACCACCAAGAAATCTACGTTGCAAGTAATGCAGTAAGCCAATTCAGTCCTCAAAGCAAAGTAAGCAGAATGAAGAACTGATAGCAACCAATTTAAGAAGTTTACAGACTCACCTCTGCACATTTTTTGAGTATCACGGGACGTTGAACCAATTTAAGAAGTTTACAGACTCACCTCTGCACATTTTTTGTGATCAGCGTCACTAACAGACATTAATTTCTCAAACAAAGAAATGACAACAGATTTTGTTCTCACATATAGTCAAGAATTATTGACTTGAAAG
This genomic window contains:
- the LOC131332447 gene encoding nuclear pore complex protein NUP85 isoform X1 — translated: MPGLTSDPGETSLVPFSSEVGPVVYPLRHGLKHPIAARFSISWSRGNSLRVSGFQSEADDGEVVRGKVVELKLGSGDGEIDHAQWRRIAYGSVSPFALLQSRKNSMAAVSKLSAVSSPYDAEWSDYVMEYSRDIGFLLGGHKLSLSVGIEDTKTVLKKVEEPTCLKAAWELMVIFYADHKSQAWTPEQLVDWLADYDSLLSGTQPTVHSKLVNFQKELTSLQAIEDDDKYWEAISSALAVGWLDVAVKMLRLHGSYQLNQVGSREIENGLVEAVAVLISKMPRMRLELAPRKFGECFGTKPDFIKAWEKWRGQISKLDCSAFWVQCDHRQTREGLKNLLQIMLGNANILSSATCHWMELHVSYLLHIRPFTMGLESMNNLAQKCMQFKPVSFPHKLMTLLLGILGENTEVVLAECSRSFGPWMVVHAAELLAAGNTQAEILLHEERHNLRGISMEELHRLVYAQVLSSHALTWQIAPIYLASCTKQGMALLKILLYKQPMHHNQILLKNIEICRLYELHKVSSKMMKIAGVHHWKHGKKGSGVFWLQQARDEIRLSTIAQQLFDFVGKSISEESFKQWEGLIELLGSESRIAGGLEFLHKYRDFKRSLQQVHDGIATNSAQKAAESLILLMKNPSTPQRFWLPLLYDSLKLLNWQEHPLLNVSQTNLLLNKLQELSIVARLRPDFTEADLPSQALSSVRLALATNLGRAILEE
- the LOC131332447 gene encoding nuclear pore complex protein NUP85 isoform X2, encoding MPGLTSDPGETSLVPFSSEVGPVVYPLRHGLKHPIAARFSISWSRGNSLRVSGFQSEADDGEVVRGKVVELKLGSGDGEIDHAQWRRIAYGSVSPFALLQSRKNSMAAVSKLSAVSSPYDAEWSDYVMEYSRDIGFLLGGHKLSLSVGIEDTKTVLKKVEEPTCLKAAWELMVIFYADHKSQAWTPEQLVDWLADYDSLLSGTQPTVHSKLVNFQKELTSLQAIEDDDKYWEAISSALAVGWLDVAVKMLRLHGSYQLNQVGSREIENGLVEAVAVLISKMPRMRLELAPRKFGECFGTKPDFIKAWEKWRGQISKLDCSAFWVQCDHRQTREGLKNLLQIMLGNANILSSATCHWMELHVSYLLHIRPFTMGLESMNNLAQKCMQFKPVSFPHKLMTLLLGILGENTEVVLAECSRSFGPWMVVHAAELLAAGNTQAEILLHEERHNLRGISMEELHRLVYAQVLSSHALTWQIAPIYLASCTKQGMALLKILLYKQPMHHNQILLKIAGVHHWKHGKKGSGVFWLQQARDEIRLSTIAQQLFDFVGKSISEESFKQWEGLIELLGSESRIAGGLEFLHKYRDFKRSLQQVHDGIATNSAQKAAESLILLMKNPSTPQRFWLPLLYDSLKLLNWQEHPLLNVSQTNLLLNKLQELSIVARLRPDFTEADLPSQALSSVRLALATNLGRAILEE